A region of Micromonospora chokoriensis DNA encodes the following proteins:
- the ddaH gene encoding dimethylargininase, which translates to MDATSQRLLMCRPTYFAVDYAINPWMDPTAPVDPALAIRQWEQLRQTYRDLGHTVEEITPVPGLPDMVFAANGGTVIDGKAMAVQFRDPQRADEAPAYRAWFEDAGFEMYDPKHVNEGEGDVLLAGDHLLAGTGFRTAHASHAQLQEVFGYPVITMQLVDPRFYHLDTALTVLDEQTVAYLPEAFSPGSQAVLRRLFPDAVHATMADAEVLGLNAVSDGRHVVLPAQATDLAAKLRDRGYETIGVDLSELRKAGGGPKCCTLRLRQGKASK; encoded by the coding sequence ATGGACGCCACCAGCCAGCGCCTCTTGATGTGCCGGCCGACGTACTTCGCCGTCGACTACGCGATCAACCCCTGGATGGACCCGACGGCGCCGGTCGATCCCGCGCTGGCCATCCGGCAGTGGGAGCAGCTGCGACAGACGTACCGCGACCTGGGACACACCGTCGAGGAGATCACTCCGGTGCCCGGCCTGCCCGACATGGTCTTCGCCGCCAACGGCGGCACGGTGATCGACGGCAAGGCGATGGCCGTGCAGTTCCGCGACCCGCAGCGCGCCGACGAGGCACCCGCCTACCGGGCCTGGTTCGAGGACGCCGGCTTCGAGATGTACGACCCGAAGCACGTCAACGAGGGTGAGGGCGACGTCCTGCTGGCGGGTGACCACCTGCTGGCCGGCACCGGCTTCCGCACGGCGCACGCGTCGCACGCCCAGTTGCAGGAGGTCTTCGGCTACCCGGTGATCACCATGCAGCTCGTCGACCCGCGCTTCTACCACCTGGACACCGCGCTGACAGTGCTCGACGAGCAGACCGTGGCGTACCTGCCGGAGGCGTTCTCCCCCGGCAGCCAGGCCGTGCTGCGCCGGCTCTTCCCCGACGCCGTGCACGCCACCATGGCCGACGCCGAGGTGCTGGGCCTCAACGCGGTGAGCGACGGCCGGCACGTGGTGCTGCCGGCCCAGGCCACCGACCTGGCCGCCAAGCTGCGTGACCGGGGCTACGAGACCATCGGTGTCGACCTGTCCGAACTCCGTAAGGCCGGCGGCGGACCGAAGTGCTGCACGCTGCGACTCCGTCAGGGAAAGGCAAGCAAGTGA
- a CDS encoding thrombospondin — protein MVRIPSLSRRSEPAPTRDENLDGRVDGRDTRVTETGRSDDSAGRPVVTDRDADQTTYRSAGATGGQTSEAERRANERAAVARAATARPAETEPRGTARPVTPEPVNGAARPVAPEPLNGAARPVTPEPRTGTAHTVETESRPTVAPTTARTAERDADLDSTTRRTDTTDRVTTDRPADPTASPTAPEAPVTRGPKPRASLLATLGLIVSVAGALFVLTGTLAGYGIGLGAFGAVLAVFGLMATRRRHVAGTTDALFGVLIGLAAVVIGVLAMTGQFDWPTTDGDWVQRFREWLDSQFVDRF, from the coding sequence GTGGTCAGGATTCCTTCGCTGTCCCGCCGGTCCGAGCCGGCACCGACGCGGGACGAGAACCTCGACGGCCGCGTGGACGGCCGCGACACCCGAGTCACCGAGACCGGTCGGTCCGACGACAGCGCCGGTCGCCCGGTGGTCACCGACCGGGACGCCGACCAGACGACGTACCGCAGCGCCGGCGCGACCGGTGGCCAGACCAGCGAGGCCGAGCGGCGGGCCAACGAGCGGGCGGCGGTGGCCCGAGCCGCCACCGCGCGACCGGCGGAGACCGAGCCGCGGGGCACCGCCCGCCCGGTCACGCCTGAACCCGTGAACGGCGCGGCCCGCCCCGTCGCGCCCGAACCCCTGAACGGCGCGGCCCGCCCGGTCACGCCCGAGCCGCGCACCGGCACCGCCCACACGGTGGAGACCGAATCCCGGCCCACCGTCGCGCCGACCACGGCGCGCACCGCCGAGCGGGACGCGGACCTCGACAGCACGACCCGGCGAACCGACACCACGGACCGGGTCACCACCGACCGCCCGGCCGACCCGACCGCCAGCCCGACCGCGCCCGAGGCGCCGGTGACGCGTGGCCCGAAGCCGCGGGCCAGCCTGCTGGCCACCCTCGGCCTGATCGTCTCCGTCGCCGGTGCGCTGTTCGTGCTGACCGGGACCCTTGCCGGGTACGGCATCGGGCTCGGCGCGTTCGGCGCGGTGCTCGCGGTGTTCGGCCTGATGGCCACCCGCCGTCGGCACGTCGCCGGCACTACCGACGCGCTGTTCGGCGTCCTCATCGGACTGGCCGCGGTGGTGATCGGGGTGCTCGCGATGACCGGCCAGTTCGACTGGCCGACCACCGACGGCGACTGGGTGCAGCGCTTCCGCGAGTGGCTTGACTCACAGTTTGTCGATCGTTTCTAG
- a CDS encoding helix-turn-helix domain-containing protein, translating to MTDETSGSTVPRRQLGRLLTQLREEASVTLDAAAEALDCSRQKVWRIEKGLVPVRVVDARAMCALYRVPAAMGEIVAGLAKETRAKGWWHSYGDVVPSWFSLYVGLESSASGLRQYDAELIPGLLQTREYAAELFRRKNPTMTADEREKLVEVRLQRQGILVRRLPTAPTLRVVLSEAVLRRTIPDRRAMTQQLRHLLDVAALPTVSLRVLPLAAGPPLASETGTFVLLDFPQAFGRASTEPTTVYLENITGALYLDKPTEVAAFEHVWSDLETLASGEAESEKMITSIIEEHHD from the coding sequence ATGACGGATGAAACAAGCGGGTCCACAGTGCCCCGACGGCAGCTCGGGAGGCTGCTCACGCAGCTCCGTGAGGAAGCCTCGGTGACGCTGGACGCCGCAGCGGAGGCACTGGACTGCTCGCGGCAGAAGGTGTGGCGCATCGAGAAAGGGCTGGTTCCGGTGCGGGTGGTGGACGCCCGCGCGATGTGTGCCCTCTACCGTGTGCCGGCCGCGATGGGGGAGATTGTCGCCGGCCTCGCGAAGGAGACCCGCGCCAAAGGTTGGTGGCACTCGTACGGCGATGTGGTGCCGTCGTGGTTCTCGCTCTACGTCGGCCTGGAATCGTCCGCGTCCGGCCTGCGTCAATACGACGCGGAGCTGATTCCCGGCCTTCTGCAAACCCGCGAGTACGCCGCCGAACTGTTCCGCCGGAAGAATCCGACGATGACCGCCGACGAGCGGGAGAAGTTGGTGGAGGTGCGGTTGCAGCGGCAGGGCATCCTCGTCCGCCGGCTGCCCACCGCGCCCACCCTGCGGGTCGTCCTGAGCGAGGCCGTGCTGCGGCGCACCATCCCCGACCGTCGGGCGATGACCCAGCAGTTGCGACACCTGCTGGACGTGGCCGCGCTGCCGACGGTGAGTCTGCGGGTGCTGCCGCTGGCCGCCGGCCCGCCGCTGGCCAGCGAGACCGGCACCTTCGTCCTGCTGGATTTCCCGCAGGCGTTCGGCCGGGCGTCGACCGAGCCGACCACCGTCTACCTGGAGAACATCACCGGCGCGCTGTACCTGGACAAGCCGACCGAGGTCGCCGCCTTCGAACATGTCTGGTCGGACCTGGAGACGCTCGCGTCAGGTGAGGCAGAATCAGAGAAAATGATCACTTCGATCATCGAGGAGCATCATGACTGA
- a CDS encoding DUF397 domain-containing protein produces MTDLAGATWRKSTRSGGSGGNCVEVADNLPGVVGVRDSKDPTGAALVFATATWAAFVDGVKEQRQR; encoded by the coding sequence ATGACTGACCTTGCCGGTGCCACCTGGCGCAAGAGCACCCGCAGCGGCGGGAGTGGCGGCAACTGCGTCGAGGTGGCCGACAACCTGCCCGGCGTCGTGGGCGTACGGGACAGCAAGGACCCGACCGGGGCCGCGCTGGTCTTCGCCACCGCCACCTGGGCCGCGTTCGTCGACGGCGTGAAGGAGCAGCGCCAGCGCTGA
- a CDS encoding Fpg/Nei family DNA glycosylase, translating into MPEGHTIHRLAARHAELFAGDKLHAASPQGRFAEGAARLSGTVLEGTEAYGKHLLHHYAGELTLHVHLGLYGKFSDGPGEPPEPVGQVRLRLASDRHWLDLRGPTACDLLTPPEVAALRDRLGPDPLRGDADPERAYTRISRSPTPLAALLLDQSVVAGTGLIFVTEALFRAGLPPRMPGRALSRADWDALWADLVGLMRLAVAHGRIDTVRDVHLPEAMGRPARVDRHGGEVYVYRRPGAPCHVCGTEVSRGELAGRNLYWCRTCQPG; encoded by the coding sequence GTGCCAGAGGGACACACGATCCACCGCCTTGCGGCCCGGCACGCCGAGCTGTTCGCCGGGGACAAGCTGCACGCCGCCAGCCCACAGGGCCGCTTCGCCGAGGGTGCGGCCCGGCTCTCCGGGACCGTTCTGGAGGGCACCGAGGCGTACGGCAAGCACCTGCTGCACCACTACGCCGGCGAGCTGACGCTGCACGTACACCTCGGGTTGTACGGCAAGTTCAGCGACGGGCCGGGAGAGCCGCCCGAGCCGGTCGGTCAGGTGCGGCTGCGGCTGGCCAGCGACCGGCATTGGCTGGACCTGCGCGGGCCCACCGCCTGCGACCTGCTCACCCCACCCGAGGTGGCCGCCCTGCGGGACCGCCTCGGGCCGGACCCGCTGCGCGGCGACGCCGACCCCGAGCGGGCGTACACCCGGATCTCCCGCAGCCCGACGCCGCTGGCCGCCCTGCTGTTGGACCAGTCGGTGGTGGCCGGCACCGGGCTCATCTTCGTGACCGAGGCGCTGTTCCGGGCCGGGCTGCCACCGAGGATGCCCGGCCGAGCGCTGAGCCGCGCCGACTGGGACGCGCTCTGGGCGGACCTGGTCGGGCTGATGCGGCTCGCGGTTGCGCACGGCCGGATCGACACCGTGCGCGACGTGCACCTGCCGGAGGCGATGGGTCGGCCGGCGCGCGTGGATCGGCACGGCGGCGAGGTGTACGTCTACCGCCGCCCCGGCGCGCCCTGCCACGTCTGCGGCACCGAGGTCAGCCGCGGCGAACTGGCCGGCCGCAACCTCTACTGGTGTCGTACCTGCCAGCCGGGCTGA